A single genomic interval of Odontesthes bonariensis isolate fOdoBon6 chromosome 3, fOdoBon6.hap1, whole genome shotgun sequence harbors:
- the LOC142377380 gene encoding cell division cycle-associated protein 7-like isoform X5 yields MDKLVGFVVGMNSLTKELADVFADDTENDVTFYGFSDTELKDTISDFEHEAQPEISPEEQEATSQPPAIPQPFRMRIALRFPSFAHRSSDCEDAEEEEKRSITRGVKRPRKRRRTKTARHVKFEAEETAVTGPSPSEELGSDSEYVADTFLVKRQENIKANKAMLAQLMADLQKMQGGAAILKNQAANPKTKGRISRPPHSAATGGESRRNPERASRRQTRSMGGSKDPSTPQADVELSLEEELLEVRRSPKRRGNPRPNQSKPHIIRPVDDITEDELQLVVDNMTDKVYNSVTGSTCHQCRQKTVDTKTCCRSEDCRGIQGQFCGPCLRNRYGEDVRKALLDPFLSRLYQVVSQKMNNPSTLLNADG; encoded by the exons ATGGATAAACTG GTGGGGTTTGTAGTTGGAATGAATTCCCTCACAAAGGAGCTAGCGGATGTTTTTGCGGATGACACTGAAAATGATGTGACATTTTATGGCTTTTCTGACACTGAACTCAAGGATACG ATTTCAGATTTTGAACATGAAGCCCAGCCTGAGATTTCCCCCGAGGAACAGGAAGCTACATCTCAACCACCTGCTATCCCTCAACCCTTCAGGATGAGGATTGCTTTGCGCTTTCCTTCCTTTGCCCACCGGTCCTCAGATTGTGAGGatgcagaggaggaagagaaaaggTCAATAACCAGAGGAGTGAAGAGACCAAGAAAGAGACGTAGGACAAAGACTGCGAGACATGTCAAATTTGAGGCTGAAGAGACGGCAGTGACTGGGCCTTCTCCATCTGAGGAGCTTGGATCTGATTCGGAATATGTGGCAGACACTTTTCTGGTCAAAAGGCAGGAGAACATCAAGGCTAACAAAGCAATG TTGGCTCAGCTCATGGCAGATCTGCAGAAAATGCAGGGAGGAGCAGCGATTCTGAAAAACCAAGCAGCCAATCCGAAAACCAAAGGGAGAATCTCT CGTCCGCCGCACTCTGCAGCGACTGGAGGGGAGTCCAGGAGGAACCCAGAGCGGGCATCTCGCAGACAGACCCGGTCTATGGGTGGAAGTAAGGATCCTTCAACCCCTCAGGCAGACGTGGAGCTCAGCTTGGAGGAAGAGTTACTGGAG GTGCGGCGTAGTCCAAAGCGTCGTGGCAACCCACGACCTAATCAGAGCAAACCTCATATAATCCGTCCAGTCGATGACATCACAGAAGATGAGCTTCAGCTGGTCGTGGACAATATGACTGACAAAGTGTACAACAGTGTCACA GGCTCCACGTGCCATCAGTGCCGCCAGAAAACTGTTGACACAAAGACGTGCTGTCGCAGTGAGGACTGTCGTGGGATTCAGGGTCAGTTCTGTGGGCCGTGCCTGAGGAACAGATATGGGGAGGATGTGAGGAAAGCGCTGCTTGATCCG TTTTTGTCCCGTCTTTATCAAGTGGTCAGCCAGAAAATGAACAACCCCAGTACGCTTCTAAATGCTGACGGGTGA